A window of Trichomycterus rosablanca isolate fTriRos1 chromosome 5, fTriRos1.hap1, whole genome shotgun sequence contains these coding sequences:
- the sertad2b gene encoding SERTA domain-containing protein 2b gives MLGKGAKRKLNEDDEGVEGKTLAMADGLSKVSYTLQRQTIFNISLMKLYSQRALVEPSLEKRVLINNMLRRIQDELKQEGSLRPLFFPPSPPPDHPMDEGYREAQPAFGVLSVVATPPMLSQQPPISPPSPALAGPAPLDACLTPASLLEEDSDVFCTSPSSLHPAPSSVHPTTPTNSFSSALEEIEELCPLSTAAGPTTTSYSSLSVPLPVPIQPANLPTVASVSKNCTKSGDAKLEGPSLSATERQPSGTTSTEPKAMETHPPSGLDMNTSPSSSSSSGFLTDLALDDILFADIDTSMYDYDPCTSASGTSSSKLSPVVTADDLIKTLSPNQPFKMDLTELDHIMEVLVGS, from the coding sequence ATGTTGGGTAAAGGAGCAAAGCGGAAGCTGAACGAGGATGACGAGGGCGTGGAAGGCAAAACGTTGGCGATGGCCGATGGCCTCTCCAAGGTCTCATACACGCTGCAGAGGCAGACCATATTCAACATCTCTCTGATGAAGCTGTACAGTCAGCGGGCGCTGGTCGAACCCAGCCTGGAGAAACGTGTGCTCATTAACAACATGCTGCGCCGCATTCAGGACGAGCTGAAGCAGGAGGGCAGCCTGCGACCTCTCTTTTTCCCGCCTTCGCCCCCTCCAGACCACCCCATGGACGAGGGCTACCGTGAAGCTCAGCCCGCCTTTGGAGTGCTTTCCGTAGTGGCCACACCTCCCATGCTATCCCAGCAGCCCCCGATTTCCCCTCCGTCCCCGGCCCTGGCCGGCCCCGCGCCTCTGGACGCTTGTCTCACCCCGGCTTCTCTGCTGGAGGAGGACAGCGatgtgttttgcacttctcCTTCTTCACTTCATCCTGCCCCATCCAGTGTCCACCCCACCACGCCCACTAACAGCTTCTCCTCCGCCCTGGAAGAAATCGAAGAACTCTGTCCATTGTCCACGGCAGCTGGACCTACCACTACCTCCTACTCCTCACTCTCTGTGCCCCTTCCTGTTCCCATCCAGCCCGCCAACCTGCCCACTGTTGCATCGGTCTCTAAAAACTGCACCAAATCCGGCGACGCGAAGCTGGAGGGGCCGAGTCTATCGGCCACAGAGCGCCAGCCGTCAGGTACCACGTCTACTGAGCCCAAAGCGATGGAGACACACCCTCCGAGTGGCTTAGACATGAACACTTCGccatcctcctcctcttcctcaggCTTCCTCACCGATCTAGCCCTGGACGATATCCTCTTTGCTGATATCGACACCTCCATGTATGACTATGATCCGTGTACGTCTGCATCAGGGACCTCCTCCTCTAAACTCTCGCCTGTGGTGACGGCTGATGACCTCATCAAGACTTTATCCCCCAACCAGCCTTTTAAAATGGACCTGACTGAGCTGGACCACATCATGGAGGTGCTGGTAGGGTCGTGA